From Deltaproteobacteria bacterium, one genomic window encodes:
- a CDS encoding PilZ domain-containing protein, which yields MAIDEKRTSERIGFNKPILFGLERPPAKWAYIIDISEKGLFIKTNIIYPEGTVLYLTIKDEKGVDHELVGEVMRFRKIPPAFYKEGLSGMGINLLTYEEEFLEVYRKKLEEEK from the coding sequence ATGGCCATCGATGAGAAGAGGACAAGCGAGCGTATCGGATTTAACAAACCCATACTTTTCGGCCTGGAAAGGCCTCCGGCGAAGTGGGCTTACATCATAGACATTTCTGAAAAGGGATTGTTTATAAAAACCAATATCATCTATCCCGAAGGAACCGTTCTTTATTTGACCATTAAAGACGAAAAGGGTGTTGATCACGAACTGGTGGGTGAAGTGATGCGTTTCAGGAAGATCCCCCCTGCTTTTTACAAGGAAGGGCTCTCCGGTATGGGGATTAATCTGCTTACTTATGAAGAAGAGTTTCTGGAAGTTTATCGAAAGAAGCTCGAAGAAGAGAAATAG